In Macadamia integrifolia cultivar HAES 741 chromosome 1, SCU_Mint_v3, whole genome shotgun sequence, a single window of DNA contains:
- the LOC122085636 gene encoding uncharacterized protein LOC122085636 yields the protein MSHYRAHSQGKVPFSWENKPGISKVLIHHEFPKESRACGVKLPPPPCPSESTKVVLGQDLQIPLPPCPFLQFPSRSSSRNGLRQKEDPFLAAYKECTKSNGSKRSGGGSGVLMTMYMFSCKHSCGVRDDGLLRFSHLPPIPRDKHKKEFKSFRPQEAKDITMEKGFQLAP from the exons ATGAGTCACTATAGGGCTCATTCACAAGGGAAAGTGCCCTTCTCATGGGAGAACAAACCAGGGATCTCAAAGGTACTGATACACCATGAGTTCCCTAAGGAGTCAAGGGCATGTGGAGTTAAGCTGCCACCGCCTCCCTGTCCATCAGAAAGTACCAAGGTCGTCCTAGGCCAGGACTTACAGATCCCTCTACCTCCATGCCCATTCCTGCAGTTTCCCTCTAGAAGTTCTTCAAGAAATGGTCTCAGACAGAAAGAAGACCCTTTTTTAGCTGCTTACAAGGAGTGCACCAAAAGCAATGGGAGTAAAAGAAGTGGCGGTGGATCAGGAGTACTGATGACCATGTATATGTTTTCTTGCAAGCATTCCTGTGGTGTCAGAGACGATGGATTGCTGCGGttttctcatcttcctcctaTTCCCAGAGATAAGCATAAGAAG GAGTTCAAGTCCTTCAGACCACAGGAAGCGAAGGATATAACCATGGAGAAAGGTTTTCAACTTGCACCTTAG